Proteins from a single region of Flavobacterium sp. K5-23:
- a CDS encoding lysoplasmalogenase, whose protein sequence is MKGNLLLKSFIGFSAIYLFVILTGREDIAWFMKPFLIPFLILAVYNQEYFTTKNILLAALTFSWIGDIILLFADTAEIYFILGLIAFLISHIVYIILFSKQLKTIRKKNKAIYWIGITAIIVYLMVMLAVLFPNLGDLKIPVFVYAMVISTMLLFAFKGYFIWGKPANNYILLGAVFFVTSDSILAFNKFYEPVIWSSFFIMATYLLAQYLIVIGILKLNQKK, encoded by the coding sequence ATGAAGGGCAATCTACTCTTAAAAAGCTTTATTGGATTTAGTGCTATTTATCTTTTTGTTATCCTGACCGGCAGAGAAGATATTGCTTGGTTTATGAAACCATTTTTGATTCCGTTTCTAATCTTGGCAGTATATAATCAGGAATATTTCACAACCAAAAACATACTTTTGGCAGCCCTAACTTTTTCGTGGATAGGAGATATTATTTTGTTATTTGCAGACACTGCTGAAATTTATTTTATTTTAGGATTGATCGCTTTTCTTATCTCTCATATTGTCTATATAATTTTATTCAGCAAGCAATTAAAAACTATCCGAAAGAAAAACAAAGCTATCTATTGGATTGGAATAACAGCAATTATAGTTTATTTAATGGTGATGTTGGCCGTATTATTTCCAAACCTTGGGGATTTAAAAATTCCGGTGTTTGTTTATGCTATGGTTATTTCAACTATGCTTTTATTTGCCTTTAAAGGTTATTTTATTTGGGGAAAACCAGCTAATAACTACATACTATTGGGCGCAGTGTTTTTTGTAACCTCTGACAGTATTCTTGCTTTCAATAAATTTTACGAACCAGTTATATGGAGTTCGTTTTTCATAATGGCCACTTATCTTTTGGCTCAGTATCTTATTGTTATTGGGATTTTAAAATTGAATCAAAAAAAATAG
- a CDS encoding sterol desaturase family protein encodes MEEYGKILVYVMPIFLILIILEKLYGHYKGENTVTTMDSVSSVSSGMVNSLKDVLGLSITLISYDWIVSHIAIFQLEATTLAYFIGFIAIDFYGYWSHRLSHQINFLWNKHAIHHSSEEFNLACALRQPVSSFVNLFTFLLIPAALLGVPSKVIAITLPLHLFLQFWYHTKHIKKIGFLENILVSPSHHRVHHAINPEYMDKNHSQIFIFWDKLFGTFQEELETVPPVFGITRPAQTWNPFRINFQHLWLMITDAWRTESWKDKFTIWFKPTGWRPENFEEKYPVNKIENVYDFEKYGTQHSQKLMYWSMFQAVITLLFISYLYNSIAFIGLPNVFVFGAFVFISVYSYTELMDTRKVSVLWEGIRFLFGIGIIAYFGDWFGMNQLFPYSNTIIITYLVLSLGVSVYLVSVNFEKEKAIIA; translated from the coding sequence ATGGAAGAATATGGTAAAATTCTGGTTTATGTAATGCCTATATTTCTAATATTAATCATATTAGAAAAACTATACGGTCATTATAAAGGGGAAAACACAGTCACAACAATGGATTCAGTCTCTAGTGTAAGCTCAGGAATGGTCAATTCACTTAAAGATGTCCTAGGACTTAGCATTACTCTCATATCCTATGATTGGATTGTTTCCCATATTGCCATTTTTCAACTGGAAGCTACCACATTGGCCTATTTCATAGGCTTTATAGCCATAGATTTTTACGGCTATTGGAGCCATAGATTATCCCACCAGATCAATTTTTTATGGAACAAACACGCCATTCACCACAGTAGTGAAGAATTCAACTTGGCTTGTGCTTTACGCCAACCTGTATCCAGTTTTGTGAACTTATTTACCTTTTTACTGATTCCTGCAGCTCTTTTGGGAGTTCCTTCCAAAGTGATTGCGATTACGCTTCCTCTCCACTTGTTTTTACAATTCTGGTATCACACTAAACACATCAAAAAAATTGGTTTTCTGGAAAACATTCTTGTTTCTCCTTCACACCATCGGGTACATCACGCCATAAATCCAGAGTATATGGATAAAAACCATTCTCAAATATTCATTTTTTGGGATAAGTTATTTGGTACGTTTCAAGAGGAATTAGAAACAGTCCCCCCGGTATTTGGTATTACGCGTCCTGCACAAACTTGGAATCCATTCCGAATTAATTTCCAGCACCTGTGGTTGATGATTACTGATGCTTGGCGAACAGAAAGCTGGAAAGATAAGTTTACCATCTGGTTTAAACCTACAGGATGGCGTCCAGAGAATTTTGAAGAAAAGTATCCTGTAAACAAAATAGAAAACGTTTATGATTTCGAAAAATACGGTACGCAACATTCACAAAAATTGATGTATTGGTCGATGTTTCAAGCTGTAATTACCCTTCTATTTATAAGCTATTTATACAACTCAATTGCATTTATTGGTTTGCCAAATGTTTTTGTTTTTGGTGCGTTCGTCTTCATTTCTGTTTATAGTTATACGGAATTAATGGATACACGAAAGGTTTCAGTTTTATGGGAAGGCATCCGTTTTTTATTCGGGATAGGAATAATTGCTTATTTTGGAGATTGGTTCGGAATGAATCAACTGTTTCCATATTCTAATACTATTATTATCACTTATCTTGTTTTGTCATTAGGGGTAAGCGTCTATTTAGTAAGTGTAAATTTCGAAAAAGAAAAAGCAATAATTGCTTAA
- a CDS encoding ATP-dependent Clp protease adaptor ClpS, with translation MSTKEKIREKVSHKEATSLNNEIIVYNDDVNTFDHVIDTLIRVCEHTSEQAEQCSLIVHYNGKCTVKTGSYDKLKPQCSQLLEAGLSAEIV, from the coding sequence ATGAGTACAAAAGAAAAAATAAGAGAAAAAGTCAGTCATAAAGAAGCAACATCATTAAATAATGAGATTATAGTATATAATGATGATGTCAACACTTTTGACCACGTAATAGACACTTTAATACGTGTATGTGAGCATACTTCAGAACAAGCGGAACAATGTTCCCTGATTGTGCATTATAATGGAAAATGCACAGTGAAAACTGGGTCATATGACAAACTAAAACCCCAATGCAGTCAATTACTCGAAGCAGGTTTGAGTGCGGAAATAGTTTAA
- a CDS encoding class I SAM-dependent methyltransferase produces MINDNKKNHWETVYETKQPEEVSWTQDKPVLSLDFIRLIGTPKSAKIIDIGGGDSKLVDFLIEEGYENISVLDISAKALERAKKRLGKNASKVNWIVSDITEFKPDTTYDIWHDRATFHFLTSEKDIEIYRSIAQKWVIGNLIIGTFSDNGPSKCSGLNIKQYSESTLENQFLEGFEKQKCLLTEHETPFNTIQNFIFCSFKKR; encoded by the coding sequence GTGATAAACGACAATAAAAAGAATCATTGGGAAACGGTTTATGAAACCAAACAACCCGAAGAAGTAAGTTGGACACAAGACAAACCGGTACTATCACTAGATTTTATCCGGTTAATTGGCACTCCTAAGTCGGCAAAAATCATTGACATTGGCGGTGGCGACAGTAAACTTGTAGATTTTTTAATTGAAGAAGGGTACGAAAATATAAGTGTTTTAGATATTTCAGCCAAAGCATTAGAGCGAGCTAAAAAACGTCTAGGTAAAAATGCATCAAAAGTAAACTGGATTGTTTCGGATATAACGGAATTCAAACCTGATACAACTTATGATATTTGGCACGACCGAGCTACTTTTCATTTTCTGACATCGGAAAAAGATATTGAAATATATCGTTCTATCGCACAGAAATGGGTAATAGGAAATCTAATTATAGGCACTTTTTCGGATAATGGTCCTAGCAAATGCAGCGGGCTCAATATCAAACAATATTCAGAATCTACTTTAGAAAATCAATTTCTTGAAGGTTTTGAAAAACAAAAATGCCTCCTTACAGAACACGAAACACCTTTTAATACAATACAAAATTTTATATTTTGCAGCTTTAAGAAAAGATAA
- the prmA gene encoding 50S ribosomal protein L11 methyltransferase has protein sequence MSNIYIGYHFNIEPKELGSEILIAELGETAFESFTETETGISGFVQKDLWDENILDNINILQSEEFKIEYTFEEIDQVNWNEEWEKNFEPIDVEGNCHVRAPFHPKTDAEFDILIEPKMSFGTGHHETTHMMIQHLLETDVTGMKTLDMGCGTAILAILAEMKGAQPIDAIDIDNWCYLNSIENAERNNCQHITVYEGETSLLKDKKYDLIIANINRNILLNDMQSYVDCLNPKGTLLLSGFYEEDIPFIDASCTEKGLTYVKKFQKNNWVSLKYVN, from the coding sequence ATGTCAAATATTTATATAGGCTATCATTTTAACATTGAGCCAAAGGAACTTGGTTCAGAGATATTAATTGCCGAATTAGGAGAAACAGCTTTTGAGAGTTTTACAGAAACTGAAACTGGAATTTCAGGTTTTGTTCAGAAAGATTTATGGGATGAGAATATCCTTGATAACATCAATATATTACAATCAGAAGAATTCAAAATTGAATATACTTTTGAAGAAATTGATCAAGTCAACTGGAATGAAGAATGGGAAAAGAATTTTGAGCCTATCGATGTAGAAGGAAATTGTCATGTACGCGCTCCTTTTCATCCTAAAACAGATGCAGAATTTGATATTCTTATAGAGCCAAAAATGAGTTTTGGTACAGGTCATCATGAAACTACTCATATGATGATACAGCATTTATTAGAGACGGATGTAACTGGAATGAAAACTCTAGATATGGGTTGCGGTACGGCAATTTTAGCAATTCTTGCTGAAATGAAAGGCGCACAACCAATAGATGCTATAGATATTGACAACTGGTGTTACCTTAATTCAATTGAAAATGCAGAACGTAATAATTGTCAACATATTACCGTTTATGAAGGAGAGACTTCCTTATTAAAAGACAAAAAATATGACTTGATTATTGCTAATATCAACAGAAACATATTGTTGAACGATATGCAATCATACGTTGATTGTCTTAATCCAAAAGGAACACTTTTATTGAGTGGTTTCTATGAAGAAGACATCCCGTTTATCGATGCTTCATGCACCGAAAAAGGTTTAACTTATGTTAAAAAGTTTCAAAAAAACAACTGGGTTTCTTTAAAATACGTAAATTAG
- the tpiA gene encoding triose-phosphate isomerase — MRKKIVAGNWKMHNNVEQTDDLLNELIANVPTETDTQIIVAPTFINLASAVDHLEFTSIDVAAQNMHQAESGAFTGEISADMLKSIGVNTVILGHSERRAIFNETDALIANKVDTALKHEMTVIFCFGEELKDRQNKQHFNVVENQLRDGLFHIEKASWSNIVLAYEPVWAIGTGETASPDQAQEMHEFIRETVRKVFGKDIAEEVSILYGGSVKPENAKEIFSKPDVDGGLIGGAALKAADFVAIINAF; from the coding sequence ATGAGAAAGAAAATAGTTGCAGGAAACTGGAAAATGCATAATAATGTAGAACAAACAGATGATTTATTAAATGAATTAATAGCAAATGTTCCAACAGAAACAGACACTCAAATAATTGTTGCACCAACATTTATCAACTTGGCTTCAGCTGTTGATCATTTAGAATTCACTTCAATTGATGTAGCTGCACAAAATATGCACCAAGCAGAAAGTGGTGCATTTACTGGAGAAATCTCGGCTGATATGTTAAAAAGTATTGGTGTAAACACAGTAATTCTAGGTCACTCTGAACGAAGAGCAATTTTCAATGAAACTGATGCGTTAATTGCAAACAAAGTAGATACAGCTTTGAAACATGAAATGACTGTGATTTTTTGTTTCGGAGAAGAATTAAAAGACCGTCAAAACAAACAACACTTTAATGTAGTTGAAAATCAATTGCGTGACGGATTGTTTCATATAGAAAAGGCATCTTGGTCGAATATTGTATTGGCTTATGAGCCAGTTTGGGCAATAGGAACTGGAGAGACTGCTTCGCCAGATCAAGCTCAGGAAATGCATGAATTCATTAGAGAAACGGTTCGTAAAGTTTTTGGAAAAGATATCGCTGAAGAAGTATCAATTCTTTATGGTGGTAGTGTAAAACCTGAAAATGCTAAAGAAATTTTCTCTAAACCGGATGTGGACGGAGGTCTTATAGGTGGAGCTGCATTAAAAGCGGCTGATTTTGTTGCAATCATCAATGCCTTTTAA
- a CDS encoding TlpA disulfide reductase family protein — MKKLFVLVIAFVTFSCSKEQKKEFTKKALSETLLTTDGGQLAFSNILKKHEGKTLVIEVWASWCGDCIKAMPQIHELQANNPDVDFVFISMDKAADKWTAGIEKHNLKGDHYMVNDQMNGVFAKEVDIDWIPRYIIIDKNGKIVLYRAIETDFDKINETLSKLK; from the coding sequence ATGAAAAAACTATTTGTCTTAGTAATTGCTTTCGTTACTTTTTCTTGTTCGAAAGAGCAAAAAAAAGAGTTTACTAAAAAAGCATTATCAGAAACTTTATTAACAACTGATGGAGGTCAACTTGCCTTCAGTAATATCCTTAAAAAACATGAGGGAAAAACATTAGTTATTGAAGTTTGGGCTTCTTGGTGTGGAGATTGCATAAAAGCAATGCCGCAAATTCATGAATTACAAGCAAACAATCCCGATGTGGACTTCGTATTTATTTCTATGGATAAAGCAGCTGACAAATGGACTGCAGGTATTGAAAAACATAATCTTAAAGGAGACCACTATATGGTGAATGACCAGATGAATGGTGTCTTCGCTAAAGAAGTTGATATTGATTGGATACCAAGATATATAATCATAGACAAGAATGGAAAAATCGTTTTATACCGAGCTATAGAAACTGATTTTGATAAAATAAATGAAACATTAAGTAAGTTGAAATAA
- a CDS encoding BT_3928 family protein encodes MKNIITQFSRLFVGLLFIISGLIKLNDPVGFSYKLAEYFSEPVFNLPFLTPLALGLALFLVILEVVLGVMLLIGYKSKITIWSLLILIVLFTFLTFYSAYFNVVKDCGCFGDALKLTPWQSFTKDIVLLFFIVILYVNQKLVKPLFDKNVQNILAYVSIILCMFMGVWVLNHLPLIDFRPYKVGNNIQKGMEIPDGAPKSVVEMVFIYNVNGVDTEFTEKDLMNIPEGATFVDRKDKVITQGYVPPIHDFTMMKNDSDYKEELLEEPKLLMFVTYDLPNADGNGLAKLEKLNQEAKVKGYKVIGMTTSSPEEIATAQKQYNLSFDFYFCDAIALKTIERANPSIVILNRGTIIQKLHHNDIEDLKL; translated from the coding sequence ATGAAAAACATCATTACTCAATTCTCACGACTTTTTGTTGGACTATTATTTATCATATCAGGATTAATTAAATTAAATGACCCTGTTGGTTTTTCATATAAACTAGCTGAATATTTTAGTGAACCTGTATTCAACTTGCCATTCTTAACTCCTTTAGCGCTTGGATTAGCATTGTTTCTTGTAATACTTGAAGTAGTTTTGGGTGTAATGTTACTTATTGGATACAAATCAAAAATTACAATATGGAGCTTGCTTATTCTAATTGTACTTTTCACATTCCTTACTTTTTACTCCGCTTATTTTAATGTGGTAAAAGACTGTGGATGTTTTGGAGACGCTTTAAAATTAACTCCTTGGCAATCATTTACAAAGGATATTGTTTTGTTATTCTTTATTGTTATTTTGTATGTAAATCAAAAATTAGTAAAACCATTGTTCGATAAAAACGTTCAAAACATACTTGCTTACGTAAGTATCATATTGTGTATGTTTATGGGAGTATGGGTTTTAAATCATTTGCCATTAATTGATTTCCGTCCCTATAAAGTGGGTAACAATATCCAAAAAGGAATGGAAATTCCTGATGGTGCTCCTAAATCAGTAGTAGAAATGGTGTTTATTTACAATGTAAATGGAGTTGATACTGAATTTACGGAGAAGGATTTAATGAATATTCCAGAAGGCGCAACATTTGTTGATAGAAAAGACAAGGTTATAACTCAGGGTTACGTTCCTCCTATTCATGATTTCACAATGATGAAAAATGATTCTGATTATAAAGAAGAATTATTAGAAGAACCTAAATTACTAATGTTTGTCACTTATGATTTGCCAAATGCAGATGGAAATGGATTAGCAAAGCTGGAAAAACTAAATCAAGAGGCGAAAGTAAAAGGATATAAAGTAATAGGTATGACTACATCTTCTCCTGAAGAAATAGCTACAGCCCAAAAACAATACAACCTTTCATTTGATTTTTATTTCTGTGATGCTATTGCATTAAAAACCATCGAAAGAGCTAATCCTAGTATTGTAATTCTTAATAGAGGAACAATAATACAAAAACTGCATCATAACGATATCGAAGATTTGAAATTATAG
- a CDS encoding DUF1599 domain-containing protein — MKNTSQEYDNVIAICRTLFINKMTDYGSAWRILRLPSLTDQIFIKAQRIRSLQENEVRKVDEDETGEFIGIINYSIMALIQLELGVVDQPDLNVEKATELYDAKIKLTKELMEAKNHDYGEAWREMRVSSLTDLILQKLLRVKQIEDNKGKTIVSEGIDANYQDMINYSIFALILMEFGNKNN, encoded by the coding sequence ATGAAGAATACTTCTCAAGAATATGATAATGTAATTGCAATATGTCGCACGCTTTTTATCAATAAAATGACTGATTACGGTAGTGCTTGGCGCATCCTTAGATTACCTTCATTAACCGATCAAATATTCATAAAAGCCCAAAGAATCAGAAGCTTGCAGGAAAACGAAGTTCGTAAAGTGGACGAAGATGAAACAGGTGAATTTATTGGAATCATCAATTATTCGATAATGGCATTAATACAATTAGAACTTGGAGTTGTAGATCAGCCTGATTTGAATGTAGAAAAAGCAACCGAATTATATGATGCTAAAATCAAGTTAACAAAGGAATTGATGGAAGCAAAAAACCATGATTACGGAGAAGCTTGGCGTGAAATGCGAGTGAGTTCACTAACCGATTTGATATTACAAAAACTACTTCGCGTAAAGCAAATAGAAGACAATAAAGGAAAAACTATTGTGTCTGAAGGCATTGATGCAAATTACCAAGACATGATAAATTACTCCATATTCGCATTAATATTAATGGAGTTTGGAAATAAAAATAATTAA
- the folP gene encoding dihydropteroate synthase — translation MTINCKGQLIDLSIPKVMGILNVTPNSFFDGGKYKNESEILTQVEEMLRDGATFIDIGAYSSKPNAEFVSEEEELNRIIPVIQLILKKFPEAHLSIDTFRSEVARACIENGAAIINDISAGNLDPKMFEVIAQFNVPYIMMHMRGTPQTMQGLTNYEDIIKEMLFYFSKKINVARSFGINDLIIDPGFGFAKTLEQNFEVVRNLELFKLLELPILVGISRKSMVYKSLNTSSQEALNGTTVLNTISLTKGANILRVHDVKEAMECVTLFNKTNS, via the coding sequence ATGACAATTAACTGTAAAGGGCAATTAATCGATCTCTCAATTCCTAAAGTAATGGGAATTTTGAACGTAACTCCCAATTCTTTTTTTGATGGCGGTAAGTATAAAAACGAATCCGAAATACTGACTCAGGTAGAAGAAATGCTGCGTGACGGGGCTACTTTTATTGATATAGGAGCTTATTCCAGTAAGCCCAATGCCGAATTCGTTTCGGAAGAGGAAGAGCTAAACAGAATTATTCCCGTGATTCAATTAATTCTAAAAAAATTCCCAGAAGCTCATCTTTCTATAGATACTTTTAGATCTGAAGTGGCCAGAGCTTGTATTGAAAACGGAGCTGCCATAATCAATGATATATCAGCAGGGAATTTAGATCCAAAAATGTTTGAAGTTATTGCACAGTTTAATGTCCCTTACATTATGATGCACATGCGTGGTACTCCTCAAACGATGCAAGGCTTGACAAATTATGAAGATATCATAAAAGAAATGCTTTTCTATTTTTCTAAAAAAATCAATGTAGCCCGAAGTTTTGGAATCAATGATTTGATAATCGATCCTGGATTTGGCTTTGCCAAAACCTTAGAGCAGAACTTTGAAGTAGTAAGAAATCTGGAATTATTTAAGCTCTTGGAATTGCCTATATTAGTTGGGATATCCAGAAAGTCAATGGTTTATAAGTCGCTGAATACCAGTAGTCAAGAAGCTTTAAACGGAACCACTGTTTTAAATACAATTTCCCTTACTAAAGGAGCTAATATTCTTAGAGTTCACGATGTTAAAGAAGCTATGGAATGTGTTACATTATTTAATAAAACCAATTCGTAA
- the rlmH gene encoding 23S rRNA (pseudouridine(1915)-N(3))-methyltransferase RlmH encodes MNIKLIAIGKTDNKALQSLIDDYTKRLSFYIKFDLEVIPDIKNVKNLSESQQKEKEGELILAKITPTDQLILLDENGKNFSSVGFSEELQKKMNSGVKTLVFVIGGPYGFSDTVYAKAKGKISLSLMTFSHQMVRLFFIEQLYRGFTILKNEPYHHQ; translated from the coding sequence ATGAACATTAAACTAATCGCTATTGGCAAGACCGACAACAAAGCCTTACAATCTTTAATAGACGATTACACCAAGCGTTTGTCTTTTTATATCAAGTTTGACCTAGAGGTTATTCCTGATATTAAAAATGTAAAAAACTTGTCAGAGAGTCAACAAAAGGAAAAAGAAGGGGAATTGATTTTGGCCAAAATTACTCCAACAGACCAATTGATTTTATTGGATGAAAACGGAAAAAACTTCTCTAGCGTAGGTTTCTCTGAGGAATTACAGAAAAAAATGAATTCGGGTGTGAAGACCTTAGTTTTTGTAATCGGTGGTCCTTATGGTTTTTCAGATACGGTTTATGCTAAAGCAAAAGGAAAAATATCGCTTTCTTTAATGACGTTCTCTCATCAAATGGTGCGTTTGTTTTTTATCGAACAATTGTATCGTGGCTTTACGATTTTGAAAAACGAACCTTATCATCACCAATAG
- a CDS encoding adenosine deaminase, translated as MKLYIALVFSAIVNIGYSQSTNAYFEKIRNNEALSTAFFSQMPKGGDLHHHYSGSIYAEPMVARAITENFYLNLETMQVAKEKGTTGKWETFSDLKNKGKLDYYKQQLMQNWSVKDYNGVSYPSDKLFFDSFGKFTPTIAGNFGEGLLELKNRAINENLSYIETQLSTIPTDINTDDLISFNEQLRKMAVNKEEKAVLQSLDALYATLIKRDTAKSAADFNTNFVAKLHNDNKIDDSRFTMRYQNFVLRFMEPVDLFKNLVIAFISADSSPLMAGVNIVSPEDGETSMKDYWLHMVMFKYCHSRFPNVKYTLHAGELTLGLVQPEDLSWHINSAVYTAGAHRIGHGVDMAYEANSYDLLRYMAKQRIPIEINLVSNEFILKVKENRHPISLYKEFGVPIIISTDDAGILRTNMIEQYVLLAKRYKDVTYTDIKQYVYNSINYSFIQDQSVKNQLLKDLDMRFKKFEANFSKK; from the coding sequence ATGAAATTATACATCGCACTCGTATTTTCGGCTATAGTAAATATTGGATATTCACAATCTACTAATGCTTATTTCGAAAAAATAAGAAACAACGAAGCCTTATCTACTGCTTTCTTTTCTCAAATGCCAAAAGGAGGTGATTTGCATCATCACTACAGTGGTTCTATTTATGCAGAACCTATGGTTGCTCGAGCAATTACCGAAAATTTCTATTTGAATCTAGAAACTATGCAAGTAGCAAAAGAAAAAGGAACTACCGGTAAATGGGAAACTTTTTCGGATCTAAAAAATAAAGGTAAATTAGATTACTACAAACAACAGCTGATGCAAAATTGGTCTGTAAAAGACTATAACGGGGTTTCTTACCCTTCTGACAAGTTGTTTTTTGATTCATTCGGTAAATTTACTCCCACTATCGCAGGGAATTTTGGCGAAGGTTTATTGGAATTAAAAAATAGAGCCATAAACGAAAATCTAAGCTATATCGAAACGCAGCTGTCTACAATCCCCACAGACATCAATACTGACGATTTAATTAGCTTTAATGAGCAGTTACGTAAAATGGCTGTCAATAAAGAGGAAAAAGCAGTTTTACAATCTCTGGACGCATTATACGCTACTCTAATAAAAAGAGATACAGCAAAAAGCGCAGCCGATTTCAACACTAATTTCGTTGCAAAATTACATAACGACAATAAAATTGACGATTCCCGTTTCACGATGCGTTATCAAAATTTTGTATTGCGTTTTATGGAACCGGTAGATTTGTTTAAAAACTTAGTTATTGCTTTTATTTCGGCTGATAGCAGTCCACTTATGGCAGGTGTTAATATCGTTTCTCCTGAAGATGGTGAAACTTCAATGAAAGATTACTGGTTACATATGGTTATGTTTAAATATTGTCATAGTCGTTTTCCAAATGTAAAATATACTTTGCATGCAGGTGAACTTACCTTAGGTCTTGTACAACCGGAAGACCTAAGCTGGCACATCAATTCAGCCGTTTATACAGCTGGCGCACATCGTATTGGTCATGGAGTAGATATGGCTTATGAAGCCAATTCTTATGACTTATTACGATATATGGCTAAGCAGCGTATTCCTATCGAAATCAATCTAGTTAGTAATGAGTTCATCTTAAAAGTAAAAGAAAACCGTCATCCTATTTCTTTATATAAAGAATTTGGTGTTCCTATCATTATCAGTACTGACGATGCTGGTATTTTACGTACCAATATGATTGAGCAATATGTATTGTTAGCCAAAAGATACAAAGACGTTACTTATACGGATATAAAACAATATGTGTATAATAGTATCAATTATAGCTTTATTCAGGATCAATCAGTAAAGAATCAGTTATTGAAAGATTTAGATATGAGATTTAAAAAATTTGAGGCTAACTTTTCGAAAAAATAA